The DNA region CGAAGGCTCCCCGGTGATGGCCGGATCGGTGCCGTTGATCCGATTCTAGACCGTGCCCTCAGTTCGACGTGACCTCGATCAGCGCCAGCGGCAACTGGTCGTCGAACTCCTCGACCGTGTGGCGCTCGAAGCTGCGGCTGTCATACCACCAGTCCAGGTAGATCACGTCGGCTCCGCGGCGGGCGTGCAGTGCCAGCAAGTAACCCTCCGGCGCGCTGGTGCCGGCCACGACCGACCGGTAGGACACCCACGCCTCGGGGCTCTGGGCACCGTCGGCCAACACCGATGGCGCATACGCCGACAGCAGCGCAGCCGTGGTCAAGGGGGGTTCCAGGGTGCAGTCCAACCGACCGATGCTGCCCTCGGCCTGCTCACCGTCGACGTGTACCGACAGGGTCCCGGTGCCGACGGTGCGAGCCAACGCGCGCCCCAGCGCGGCCGTCAACATCACCTCCAGCGCCGCGCCGCCGGCCACTCCCGGAGCAGTCACCTCGGCGCTCAGCACGGGATCGAGTCGGCTCGCGAGCTTGTGCATGTCGCGGCTGCGCGGGCGGCCGGGGAACACCTGGTCGGTCAGCCACCCGGCCGCCGCTGCGGCGGCGGCGATGCGTTGGGCCGGCCGGGCTGAGCGGTGGACCACCGACGTTGCGGACATGTCACCAACCGTAAGCCTTCTGTCCCAATAATGGGAGGGTCGTGCCAAATGTTTGACAGGTATGTCAAATTTTTGCCGGCTACTCGTGCCCCGGTAACCCATGTCAGCAACGGGAATGCCGTTTATTGTGGGTGGGTGCCCCGCACCGATGAGAACGGCCGGCAACTCAAGGCCCTGCTGGACTATCTGCTCGACGGCGATGTCGACGCCAAGGCGATCTACACCGCGCTCGGGGTATCGAGCAGCACGTATTACCGACGAATCAAGGAGAGCGACTATCCCAACGCCGAGGAGTTGCGTCTGGTCGCGGACCGATTCGCGCTGAGCTATCCCGATCTGCAGATCCGCTTCGGCCTGATGAGCCGCCAAGAGGTCTACCACTACCTGGAGTCGGCCCCGGTGGCGGTGCTCTCCCGCAGCGACCGAGCCGCGGCGCGGGCGACCCGGCCCAAACTGTCCCAACTGTCACCACGTCCAGACGCACCACCGCTGTAGGCGCGGAGCTGGACTTCCCGATGTGAAAGCGTTTGCCCCATGGCACTGACGGTCATGATCACGATCACGATCATGTGCATCACGTGGAGCCTGTGGATTCGACGGCTGACCTGGTCGTGCCGCTGGGAGGTGGCGGCCACGCTCAACATCGCACTGCAGGGTGGCGCGGTGCTGTTGATGTCCCCGTGGGCCTCGTCGACGCTGGGCCCGGTCCTTTACGACCTGACGGGCAAATGGAACCTCGAGGACTACCTCGGCCACGACCTGTACATCGTCGCCGCCTCGGCCATCGTCTACAACGCGATCGGCCGTCTGCAGGACGACCACGCCATGCAGGAGACGTTCAAACAGTATGTCGAGCGGCCCGCGACGTTGTGCATCCCGCTGTTGCTGGCGACCTTCTGGATTGGCAACGGCGCGGCGGTCTACCATCCCGACTTTTTCCAGTTGCAGACCGATTTCTGGCTGTCCGCGTATTGGGTCCTGTTGTGCTCGACCCTGTTCTACCTCTTGGCATACGGCGCGCGCGCCATGCTGGTGCTGCGCCGAGACCCTCGATCGCGCCGCATCGCCACGGTGTACCTGATCGCGTCGGCCAGCGGCATGCTCGCCTGCGCAATCCGCATCTTCACCGCGTTGGTGCCGCGACTGCAGCCGCTGGAAAACGGGCGACTCGTCTGGCTTTTCGCCCTGGCCTGCGGTGCGGTGTTCGCGTTGACCGCGGCGCATTCCTGGCGGGTGCGGATCCGCGGCCTCACCCGGGTGCCGCGCTGAGGGTCCTCAGGCGTCCAACCGGGCGAACTGGCCGTGCCGATACTGCTCGACACAGCTGGCGCGGCGGACCTTTCCGCTGGTGGTGATCGGGATAGCGCCCGGGCCCACCATCACCAGATCCGCGACCTTGAGGCCGTGCACGGTCGATATCGCGGAGGTGAGTTCGCGTTTGAGGTCGGCCAGCCTCAGCATCGCCGCCTCCTCGGTATCGCCGCGCTTCTTGTGCTCGACGATGACCACGAGATGTTCGGTGCGGTCATCGGGAACCGAGATCGCCGCGGCCCTGCCCCGGCTGATCTCCTGCACCGTCGCTTCGATGTCGTCCGGCGAATGGTTGCGGCCGTACACGATCAACAAATCCTTGATCCGGCCCATGATGAACAGCTCGCCCTCGGAGAAGAAACCCAGATCGCCGGTGCGCAGCCATGGCCCCGCCGGGGTCTCGGCACTCGGGTTGACGATCGTGGCGCCGAACGTCTCCCGGGTCTCGTCGGGCTTCTGCCAGTAACCGAGCGCGACGTTGTCGCCACGCACCCAAATCTCCCCGGTGCGACCGTCGGCGCATTCGACGGCGGTGTCCGGGTCCACCACGCGCACCACCGGTGAATCGGTTCGGCCGTAGCTCACCAGCGGTGATCCGCTGCCTGCCCCGCAACGTTGGGCGTGGCCGGCCGACAGCTTCTCGGCGTCGAACTCGACGACCGCGAGCGGATCGAGGGACGCCCGGGTCGCCACGTAGACGACGGCCTCGGCCAACCCGTAGGACGGCCGGATCTTGTTCTCCCGCAGCCCGAACGCCGCAAAGCGTTCCGCGAACCGCCGGACCGTCGCGGCATGCACGCGTTCGGCGCCGCTGAGCAGGTTCATGACATTGCTCAGATCGAGGCCCGCCATGTCGTCGTCGGTGGTGCGCCCGGCGGCGAGTTCGTAGGCGAAGTTGGGGCCGGCCGACAATGCCCGCGGATGGCTGGCCACCAACTGCATCCAGCGCGCGGGCCGCTGCAGGAACGCCATCGGACTGGTCACGACGGTGTGCACGCCACCGAGAATGGGCACACACATGCCCAGCATCAGACCCATGTCGTGATAGAACGGCAGCCAGGACACGAACGTGGTGTCCGGCGGGGCCACGCCGCCGTGCTCGGAGAAGAAGGCCCCCATCATCTGTTTGAAGTTCGCCGCGAGATTGGCGTGCGATATCTCCACGCCGGCCGGGCGCCGGGTCGATCCCGAGGTGTATTGCAGGTAGGCGAGTTCCTGCGGCGCGACGCGCCGACCGGACCGGCGCCGACTGTCCAGGTCAAGCAGGTCCACTTCGATGACGGTCGGGGCCGGTTGACCGTCGCGTGCCATCGCGTAACCGGCCGCTCCCTCGCGCACGGCCGAGGTGGTCAGGACGACGCTGGGTTCGGTGTCGACCACGACCGCGGCCGTGCGTTCGTCATGGGCACCACCGCCGGGCGCCGGCGCCGGCAGCGGCACCGCGATGAGCCCCGCCTGCAGCGCCGCGACGAAAGCCACGATGTAATCCAGGCTTTGGGGGGCGAGAATGACCGCGCGGTCGCCCGGTTCGGCATGCTCGGCCAACTCCTGCGAGAGGTTCAGTGTGCGCCGGTAGAGCTGTGCCCACGTCAGCGTGATCGGGACACCGTCCCAATCCTGCTCGTAGTCCATGAAGGTGAACGCGATGTCGTTGGGCTGCAGGCTCGCCCGCTCGCGCAGCACCGCAGGAAGTGACGCCTGGATCATGGTTCCCTCTCAGACCGCGATGTGGTGGGCCGGCGCGTTGACCCAGCGTCCGTTGGCGACCCGCACATAAACCGACTTCATGACGTCGACGAACCTGGTGACCGACGCCCGCGCCACCGCAGTGTCGGGGAACAACGCGGTCAGCTTGGTCTCGTGCTCCATCCGGGTGACCCACATCGAAACCTGGTGCGAGGCACGACCTTCGTTGAAGATATGGAAGTTCAAGTCCGAGTTCGCGACCGTTGACAGCGGCGCGATGCTGGCGTCCAAGAACGACATCACGAAATTCCCCGGCCGGGGGCTCCGGATGCCGAGTTCCGCGGGCGCCAGTTGCAGCACCCGGGCAAAGGGCACCTTTGCCAACGGAATACCGGTGTCGTAGGACTCCTGCGCCACGCACGCGGTGGCACCGAACGAGTCCGCGTCGACGGGCACTGCCACCGGCACCAACCCGGTGAACCAACCCGTCGTCATCAGCTCGGTGGGCGTGGTGCGGGTGTCGGTCGGGGTGACGACGCAAAAGGTG from Mycolicibacterium sp. MU0053 includes:
- a CDS encoding XRE family transcriptional regulator, coding for MPRTDENGRQLKALLDYLLDGDVDAKAIYTALGVSSSTYYRRIKESDYPNAEELRLVADRFALSYPDLQIRFGLMSRQEVYHYLESAPVAVLSRSDRAAARATRPKLSQLSPRPDAPPL
- a CDS encoding AMP-binding protein is translated as MIQASLPAVLRERASLQPNDIAFTFMDYEQDWDGVPITLTWAQLYRRTLNLSQELAEHAEPGDRAVILAPQSLDYIVAFVAALQAGLIAVPLPAPAPGGGAHDERTAAVVVDTEPSVVLTTSAVREGAAGYAMARDGQPAPTVIEVDLLDLDSRRRSGRRVAPQELAYLQYTSGSTRRPAGVEISHANLAANFKQMMGAFFSEHGGVAPPDTTFVSWLPFYHDMGLMLGMCVPILGGVHTVVTSPMAFLQRPARWMQLVASHPRALSAGPNFAYELAAGRTTDDDMAGLDLSNVMNLLSGAERVHAATVRRFAERFAAFGLRENKIRPSYGLAEAVVYVATRASLDPLAVVEFDAEKLSAGHAQRCGAGSGSPLVSYGRTDSPVVRVVDPDTAVECADGRTGEIWVRGDNVALGYWQKPDETRETFGATIVNPSAETPAGPWLRTGDLGFFSEGELFIMGRIKDLLIVYGRNHSPDDIEATVQEISRGRAAAISVPDDRTEHLVVIVEHKKRGDTEEAAMLRLADLKRELTSAISTVHGLKVADLVMVGPGAIPITTSGKVRRASCVEQYRHGQFARLDA